The window TTCGGCGTCGCGTTGCTGTGGTTCCTCGAGGACCGATTCGGTTCGGTCACGCAACTTGGGCGCAAGCACCTGATGGGCCAACTCGACTTTCCCGTCGCACTCGTCGACGACGACGAAATTACGGAGGCGAACGACGGCTTCGCGCGATTCGTCGGCGAGGACGAACGATCGGCCGTCATCGGCCGCTCTATCGACTCGCTGTCGCCGGGCGTCGCGCGGACGCTCCGCGGCGATCAGGACGTGATCGCCGTCTCCGATGACGGCGTCAGGCGCTTTTACCGCGTCTCATTGACGTCGGTCACGCTCGGCCCCCAACGGGTCGCGACGGCCGCCGTGTACGCCGACATCACCGCGCAGCAACGGCAGGTGAACGAACTCGTCAGGCAGAATCACGAACTCGACAACATCGGCGAGGCAGTCGCGCACGAACTCCGAAACGCCTGCGCCATCGCCGTCGGACACATCGAACTGGCACGCGACGACGGCACGCCGCCGAGCGAGCGCGTGAGTCGAGAGACCGCACTCCAGACGGCGTCAGCGGGACTCGACCGCATCGACTCGGTCGTCGACCAACTGGAGATGATTATGCGTGACTCTCAGAGCGTCACGACGAAATCCCCCGTGGATCTGGAGTGGACGGCCGGACAGATCGCCACCCCGACGACGCCCCCGTTCACCGTCATCGACGACGGGACGCTCGTCGGCAACCCGGTTCGGATCGACCACCTCGTCGAGAACGTGTTTGAACTCGCCCGCGCAGAGGCTGCCACCGAGGTCTCGTTCCGAATGCACGACGGCGTGTTTACAATACGGCTCGATGGCGTCCACTTCGATCGAACACCGTCGGAGCAACTCCTCGGCTACGGCCACTCCGTGCCGAACGCGAACTCAGGGATGTACCTCCCGACCATCCGCCTGATCGCACACGCACACCACTGGGACGTTGACGCCGACGTGACCGGAGACGAGGCGCAGACGCTCACGGTTCGGATCGACACCGATCCAGACGGCGTCCCCGCCATCTGGCGAGACTCGACGACGGTAGGCCGTTCGAGCGCAAACGTCACGTCAGACCGCTCTCCACAACACTCCTAGTTCGCGAGGGCTGGCTCACCGACCTGCGGACGAGCGCGTCTAGCTACTCGATTTGATACTCGGGGTGATACTTTTAATTGGAAATATTCGCCAATTGGTACCATGACGTCCCTGTTCGGTGAGCGGCAATGACGACGACGGACTCGCCGAGTGTCCTTGTTGTCGACGACGAGGAGCCGCTGGTCGAACTGTACGCCCGCTATCTTGCATCACGATATACCGTTCAGACTGCAACGAGCGGCAAGCAGGCGGTCGAACTGGCAGACGACTCACTCGACGTAGTGTTGCTCGACCGACGTATGCCTCAGATGAGCGGTGACAAGGTGTTGCGCGCACTTCGTGAAGAGGGTGTGACGGCACAGGTGGCGATGCTCACTGCCGTCGAACCGAAGGCGAGCATCGTCGAGATGCCATTCGACGACTACCGACTCAAGCCAGTGGACAAAGCCGACCTCCTCGGTCTCGTAGAGGTGCTTGTTGAACGGAACGAATATGATAAGCAAAGTCAGGAGTTCTTCGCGCTCGCGGCCAAACGAGCGACCCTACAGACGGCGGGAAAGACGGATACCGAAAAGTACGAAGAGTTGACCGAGCAACTGGAGGAGACGCGCGAACACATCGACACTAGCTTGGATAAAGTAGGCGCAGAAGCAGCGTTCGCCGACCTAGCGGCTGACGACTGAGTTCGGATTCTGCCGGGCACACGATTCCTCCGGCTTCTGATCAGACTATACCCCTGAACCCGTCTGGACACGACACATCGACAGTCGCTTGCCTGTCGCCCACCATTCGAGAATGTGACTGAACGGTTCGACGTCGAGGTGTTACACGTCATTTCCCCCGAGGAGGTGGCTGACGCCGACTTAGAACCCACGCTGGCCGACGCCGCCGAGGGGCGGTACGTCGTAGTATGTCGTGCTGGTGGTGTGCCCTCGTGGATCGAGCGTATCCGTGCATTCGTCGCACGCGACCCGATAGAGGCAGTGACTATCGTGACCGACGAACCGGCGACGGAGGGTGAGGAACTCTCGCTGGTTGTCGAGGAGACAGACCTCTCCGGCGTGTACGAAGCGGTCGAACGGGTGTGACTTCTCCCACGACTGAAGTCGTGGGCTTCCTCCTTGACTCTGTGTGAAAAGAGTCAAACCGGCCTTTGTGCCTACGCTCGGCTTATGCTCTCAGCGAGAGATTCCGAATGTATGCATACACGCCGTGCCCTCCTCAGCGGAACCGCCGTCGCGACTCTCGCGTGTCTCGCGGGGTGTACCGGTAGCTTCGGATCGTCGACGCCCGACCCGCTCCCTGACGGCGGCGACGGGAACGGCTCACAACCCTCCGACCGCGAGTACCCGGTGGACACGACACACCAGGTGGCGATAGCGTCGACTGACGAGGCACCCTCACTGCCAGTCAGTCCTCGCGTCAGCCTCGCCGACCCGTACGTCACCTCCGGGACGACTGCGGTCCTCCGCGTCGACGTGGACAACACTACCGATCAGCCAGTCGTGGTCGGTGAGTACCGCGACGTCGTCTTCCAGTACGCTACCAGTGGGGACGGGACCTACCTGCTGTACCCCCACTCCGACCGCTCGGTCGACGGTGAGCCTGACCGCGCGCCTGCGGGCGTCGAGCGAACGGGCGACGACTGCTGGCAGTTGGCGTCGTATCCGGTAGTGACCGATGAGTACGGTACCGTCGAGATTCCGGCCAACGGGACGCTCACCGCGTACGTTGGCTTGTACGCGACACCCGACGCTGACGCCTGCACGCCCACCGGGTCGTACCGCTTCGAGCAGCCGTTCACTGTGTTCCCGAGCGGAATCGGTGGCGAGGACGAAGAGCGCGCGACGTGGGGCTTCGATCTCCGAATCGAGAAGATAGCCGAGGCTACGTGAGCGGCGGTGCCCCTCGGGTGTGGGGTCACATCTGACTGGTCCCCGCCGGAGTTAATCGCCACCCCACCATTCGCGACCGTATGGACGACGAACGCGACGCCGCCGACGCGGTCGCCGCACAGGATTCGACGGCGTCACAGGCGGTCGACACAGCGCGGGCCTGCCTCCGGGCTGGAATCGAGGCAGCGGAGCCAGCGATCGTCGTCTCGTCGACGCTTGCGCTCGACGGTAACATGCTGACGGTCGGTGACGCGACGCACGATCTGGGCGCGTTCAATCGGGTCATTGTCGTCGGCGGCGGGAAGGCGGGCGCGGGGGTCGCGACCGCCCTTGAGAACCTGCTGGGAGACCGAATCGACGAGGGACTCGTCGTCTGTGACGAGACGGACGACGACGCCCGTATCCGTCGCGTGCGCGGTGGTCACCCGACGCCGACCGCGGCAGGCGTCGAGGCGACTCGTGCGGTCGAACGACTCGTGGCAGACGCAGACGAGGAGACGCTCGTGCTCGCCGTCGTCACCGGCGGCGCGAGTGCGATGCTCGCCGCGCCAGTCGAGGCAGTCGACCTCGCAGCGCTCCGGGAGACGACCGACGCGCTGGTTCGATCCGGCGCGAGCATCGACGAGATAAACGCCGTCCGAAAGCACCTCTCGCGAGTGAAAGGCGGGCGACTGGCGGCGACCGCAGCACCGGCCACGGTCGTCACGCTCGCCTTCAGCGACGTGGTTGGTGACGACTGCTCGGTCATCGGTAGCGGACCGACAGCCCCCGACGAGTCAACGTACGCGGACGCACTCGACGTCCTCGACCGCTACGATCTCGACGTTCCCGGCGCCGTCCGGGACTATCTCACTCGCGGTGCGGCGGGAGCGGAGGCGGAGACACCCGGACCGGACGACCCGGTATTCGACCGAGGATCGGTCCACGTGCTCGCGAGCGCACACACCGCACTCACGGCTGCCGCGGAGACCGCCCGCGACCGGGGGTACGAGCCGATGCTACTGTCTGCACGGATTCGTGGTGAGGCGCGAGAGGTGGGCCGGACGCACGCGGCCATCGCTGAGGAACTCGCCGATTCGGGCAACCCGGTCGACCCGCCGGCGGTCGTCATCTCCGGTGGTGAGACGACGGTGACCGTCCGCGGCGACGGCAACGGTGGGCCGAACCTCGAGTGTGCGCTCGCGGCGGCGGTCGAATTCGCTGACGGGCGCTCACCGGTTCAAGGAGCCGACTGTGCGTTCCTCGCGGCCGACACCGACGGCAACGATGGCGGTACCGACCACGCCGGTGCGGTCGTGACACCGGAGACAGTGGCCGACGCGGCGGCGGCCCGTTCGGCGCTCGGGGACAACGACGCACTCGGGGCGTTTACTGGAAGTGACTGGCTGGTGACGACCGACGCGACGGGGACGAACGTCAACGACTTCCGAATCGTGGTCGTCGAAGGGTCTGTCGACTGACAGTGTGTGTCACGGTGTGCGAGATGACCGTCGACGGGTCTGTTGTGTGCTGGACGATCGCTATTCGACTGAGTGGCCTCACTCGTGATGGCGCGACCATTCCCCGATCTGGACGAATGTAGACTCTCCACAGCCACCGCATTGATTCGGCGGTTCGAATCTGTGTTCGCCCTCGGAGACGTGTATTGGGGTGCCAGCGTGGAGTATCTGACAATTCTCACAAACGTATCGCTGTGGACTCTCTGGTCGGTGTGCCATAGTCTAACTTGTCACACAGAGCTAGTGAGTCTGGTGGTGGTTCGAAACTCGATGATCTACAATATACACAGCACGTACATATCGGATCCTTCGGTGACTCAAAAACAAATTGAAGAGAGGGGATCTATTAGAGATACTCACTGTACGTGTCTCTCGTGGTTGTTTGGGTAGGACCACATCAACAGACCCTTGCCGACCGATCACGCCTCAGTCTGCGCTCCCCACGGGACAGGAACCGACTCCGGCAGGAGCCACCAGAGGCCAGCGACGACGGCTCCCCAGACGACGTGCCCGACCAGCGAGACCGGTTCGAAACTCGGGACGGACGCGGGGATACCGATGGCGTTGAGCCACAGGCTCAACACGACGCCACTCGCGACGACCCACAAGATCGCGCCCCACGCGACGCCGAGTGCGACGGTCCCGCCCGGTGAGTCGGCGTACGCCGACAGCCGACTCTTCGTCGCGACGACGGCGAACACGGTGGCGAACACGGCGCTGTGGAACAGGTGGGCGACCCATCCGGTGACCGACAGCTCCGCGCCGTACAGTGCCCCGATGACGGCCAGCGAGCCGAACCCGGCGGTCAACACCCATCCCATCACGACGCCCGCGACGACGCCGATGCCGAGCGACCTCCACAGCGTCCCGGTGTCGACGCCCGAACTGTCGCGCGGCGGCGCACGTTCGCCAGTCCGAAGGAGGTCGACGCGAACGGCCGTCTCGCCGTCCGATCGCTCGACGGTCGTCGTCCCGCCGTACTGTGCGACGAGCAAGCGGAGGATCGGTATGCCGTAGTCGACGTCGTTGTGCTCGTACTCCGGCACGCCGTCGACGAGTACCTCTCGCGCACGCTCGTCGAGCCAGTCGCCGGGGGCGCTCACGGTGATGGCGACCGACGTGGCGTCGGCGTCGAAGTCGACGCGCGGGGTGGTGCTGTCGGCGTCGCCGCCGGGGAGTGATACCAGTTCCGTCAACAGCGTGGGTAGGTTGTCGTCCGCTCGGACGCGGACGGTCGGCGGTGCTGTGATCCACTCTGCGACCGTCGACGGGAGAGATTCTCGACACGACTCGACGGCCGTGTCGAGTTCGACTGGGGAGAGGGCTGCCTCGGTGTCGTCGGCCGTTCGGACGAGGAAGCCGACCGAGTAGACAGTCTCTTCGATACGTTCAACGGCCGATCGAACCGCCTCTCGACTCCGCTCGCGGTCGGGTGCGTCGTCGAGGAGCATATCGGTGTGTCCGCGGATCACGGTGAGCGAGTTGAGAAGTTCGTGCCGGAGGCGACGGTTCAAGAGGACGTTCTGTTCGGCCTGTCGTGCGAGTGTGCGTCTGCTCCGGTTCGCGGCGGCGGTGCGAACCCCGACGACCACGCCGGCGCCGCCGCCGGCGATGGCCATCGTCGCGATGATACTTCCCAGCGACGCGCCGCTGGGTCCGCCCATCCCGCTCGCGGTTACGAGCGCGGTCGTGAGCGTCATAAAGCCGCTGCCGACGAGGAACCACGTCGCAACGGTTCGTGCGTACTCGCGGTCGTGCGTCGAGACGGCGAGGCCGACGCCGTAGAGGGCAACTCCGAGACCGAACGCCAGTGGAACGGCCCGGGCCAGTGCGCCCCCGCCGTCCGTGTAGACGATCTCCGCGAGGAGAAATCGCGTCGAGAGAAAGCCGACGGCGGCGATGAGGAGACCGCCAGGCTTCACCACGAGTTCGTCGCCGGCGGAGGGACTGTTCACGCCGGTGCGTTCGCGGCCACGCGGATAAGTGAACCCCTCGGAACGTCAGCATGCTGTTGATTTTCCTGGCGGACGGCTCTTACTCGTTTAGTGCCCCGTTGAGTACCTTCGCCGCCACCAGCACCGGATCCCACACCGGACTGAACGGCGGCGCGTACGCCAAGTCGAGGCGTTCGACTTCGGCGACGGTGAGACCACTCTCCAGTGCCGTCGCCACCGTGTCGATCCGAATCGCCGCGCGGTCCTCGCCGACGATGCTGCCGCCGAGGAGCCGTCCCGAGTCTCGGTCGGCGACGAGCGTCACGGTCGTCTCCGAATTTCCAGGGTAGTACCCTGAGCGCGACCCGGCGGTAATAGTTCGGGAGACAGGGTCAAACCCTGCGTCACGTGCTTCCTCAGCGTCGATGATCCCGGTTCGCCCGCACTCTTGCTCGAACGCCTTGACGACGGCTGTTCCCGCGATATCACCGACGGGGGTCGGCGTCCCCGCGAGCGTCTGTCCGATAGCTCTGCCTGCCCGATTCGCCGTCAGACCGAGTGGCACCCACGCTGGTTCGCCGGTGACGGCGTGGCGGTCCTCGGCGCAGTCGCCGGCAGCGTACACCTCATCGACGTTCGTTTGGCCGTACTCATCGACGGCAACTGCCCCGCTGTCGCCGAGTTCGACCGGCGTATCGCGGAGGAGGTCGACGTTCGGACGCACCCCGATACCGACGACTGCGAGGCCGATACTCAGCTCTGTTCCGTCCGTACACACGAGGCCGGTCACGTTTCCATCGGTCCCGGTGAGACGGTCGACTGGCGTTCCCATATGCAGATGCACGCCCATCTCCTCGAGGTGGGATTCGACCGTCTCCGCGACGGCGTCGCCAAAGGCAGGGAGCAGACGCTGTGACCGCTGGAACAGGTGGGTTTCGACGTCCCACGCGGCAAATGCCTCCGCCATCTCGACGCCGACGTAGCCGCCGCCGACGATGGCGACGCGGTCGGGTGCGGGTCGCTCGCCGTAGTAGCGGGCACGCTCGGCGTCGACGAACGAGCCGCCGCCGAGGGCCTCGAGGGAGAATTCCTCCGGGGGCGTCACTGCCGCGCGGACGGTCGCCGCCGAGTCGAGGCCGTGGATGGTGAACGCGCCGTCAAGCTCGCTCCCGGGAATGGGGTCAGAGACGGCGCTCGCACCGGTCGCCACGAGGAGGTTGCCGTATGACTGCTCGAACGACCCGTCCGGTCCCTCGACGGTGACGGTGTGAGCGTCAGTGTCGACAGCCGTCACCTCGTGGCGTCGTCGGAGGTCGATGCCGCGGTCATCGACGTCTTCGGGACGAAGCGATAGCAGGTCGGTGAGGTCGTCTACCTCGCCTTTGACGTAGTACGGGATGCCGCAGTGAGCGTACGACACCCACGCTCCGCGTTCGAAGACGATCACCTCGCGTTCGGGGTCCTCGCGGGTCAGCTTACTCGCCGCGCTCAACCCCGCTGCGTCTCCACCGACGACGACGACTGGATCTGTCACGTACCGTAGTCACTCGGGACCGGTTTACCTAAAATGAGGCGCTAAGGCCCTTTCCTCAACGAGCGACCGAAGGGAGCGAGTAGGGAGGGGATACAGCGCCGCACGAGTAGCAAACACGTTCGACGCTCGGCCCACAGGCCCACGCAATCGTAACAACTATACGCATAAGTGCATATAATGCGTATATAGTGAGACGGAAAAACATCACCATCCGCGAAGACCAAGCCGAGTGGATCGAGGAGAGCCACCTCAACCTCTCGTCGTTCGTTCGCGGACAACTTGACGAACTCATCGAAGAACGCTCGTGAACTACAACTACAGGTATCGACTCCGACCGTCCGACGCTCTCGAAGAACAGTTAGCGTGGACTGCCGATACCTGTAGACAGGTCTACAACCACTTCCTCCATCGCCTGAATCGCACCGACGACACGTCGGCATACAGCGAGCAGAAACGCTTGCCGAGTCTCAAGACGTGGTGGAACGACCTGAAAGACGTTCACTCGAAGGTTCTTCAGAAAGTCGTACAACGGCTGTACGATAACCTCTCAACGCTTCGTGGGCGTAAAGAGAATGGCTACCACGTCGGGACGCTCAAGTGGAAAGCCCCGGACGAGTACCGCAGTTTCACCTACAGTCAATCCGGCTTCAAGCTCAAGAACACGAGCGGTCGGACAAGACTGTGGCTCTCGAAACTCGGAGACATACCCCTCATCTTCCACCGCGACCTGCCCGACGACGCCAAAATCAAGACTGTCACCGTCAAACGCGAACCCACCGGCAAGTGGTACGCTATCCTCGGCGTCGAAACCCCGGACGACTCGCCCGCGAAACCGGAGACTCCCGAGAAGTGCGTCGGTATCGACGTAGGGATTCTTAAGTACGCCCACGACACGGACGGAACAGCTGTCGAATCGTTCGATCTGTCCGATGAACGTGAGCGGTTGGAACGCGCCCAACGCGACCTCTCGCGGAAGGAACACGGTTCCGCAAATTGGGAGAAACAGCGCCGTGTCGTGGCCGAGCGTCACGCCGAGTTGAAAAACAAGCGACGGGACTTCTTGCACAAGTTGTCAAACTACTACGCCCGCGAATACGACTTCGTGGCCGTGGAGGACTTGGACGCAAAGGGCTTGATCGAACTGCCTGGCAACTCGCGGAACCGAGCGGGAGCGGCGTGGGGAACGTTCCTGCGGATGCTCGAATACAAGTGCAAACGCGAAGGAACGTATTTTGTCGCGGTGAATCCTCGTGGGACGACGAAAGAGTGTGCGTCCTGCGACGTTTCGACGGAGAAGCCGCTGTGGGTGCGCGAGCATTCGTGTCCGGCGTGTGGGTTTGAAGCGGACAGAGATGCGAACGCGGCGTGGAATATCCTGTCTCGCGGTATCAAGCTGTTAGGAGCGGGACGCTCCGAATCAACGCCTGTGGAGACTGCGCTCCCTGTGGATACCTCGGTATCTGCAAAGCGCGTCGTGGAAACAGGAAGCCCGACCCTCAAGCGCGAGCCGACAGGCGAGCGGTAGGGTGGGGTAGTTCACCGCTATCGCCGGTGTGCTCTCCTCGTGCCATCCCGAACGGCGAATTGCCCCGTCGAGCGGGTTCATCGGCGTCTCGGGCGATTGCCGTCCCGCTGGAACTGCGCTAGTCGTATTTGTTGGCTGGCAGAAAAGTTCGTTTCGCAGCTATGACCGTAGACGAGCTTATGCGAACGTCGGTGATCACTGCACGACCAGACCACTCCGCGAGCGACCTCGCGGTACTAATGCGCGACGAACAGGTCGGGAGCGTCGTCATCACGGAGGACGGCAAGCCGACCGGAATCGTCACTGACCGCGACCTAGCGGTCGGCGTTGTCGCCGAGAGCGCCGACCCCGACTCGAAGACGGCGCGGGAGTTGATGTCGAACGACGTGGTCACCGTTCCGCACGACATCGGCGTGTTCGAACTGTGTGACGAGTTCGCGGAGGCTCGCGTTCGCCGGATGCCGGTCGTCGGCGACGACGACACGCTCGCCGGAATCGTCACTCTCGACGACCTCCACGTTCTTCTCGTCGACGAACAGGGCGACCTCGCACGTGCGGTGCAAGCGTCGATTCCGCCGTACTGAACGGGCCATCGGCACACGTCCGTGCCGATGCTACCTTATGTCGTCGACCGTGCCACCTGTCGGTCTGTCTCACACTATCCTTATCCGGTCCCCCTGGCTACACGCGACGTATATGATGCTCCCGACCCACGCGCTCGCGGGGATGGCGCTCGCGCTCCCCGTGGCTGCTGTCGCTCCCGAGGCGACAGGCATCGCGCTCGTGGCGGGGCTTGTCGGCGGTGTCTTCCCCGACCTCGACTTATACGTCGGGCACCGCCGAACCCTCCACTTCCCAGTGTACTACACCCTGCTGGCGGCAATCGCCGTCCCCCTCGCGTTCGTGTCGCCGACGACGCTCACGATCGTCGTGGCCG of the Halobaculum limi genome contains:
- a CDS encoding CBS domain-containing protein; the protein is MTVDELMRTSVITARPDHSASDLAVLMRDEQVGSVVITEDGKPTGIVTDRDLAVGVVAESADPDSKTARELMSNDVVTVPHDIGVFELCDEFAEARVRRMPVVGDDDTLAGIVTLDDLHVLLVDEQGDLARAVQASIPPY
- a CDS encoding response regulator transcription factor; translation: MTTTDSPSVLVVDDEEPLVELYARYLASRYTVQTATSGKQAVELADDSLDVVLLDRRMPQMSGDKVLRALREEGVTAQVAMLTAVEPKASIVEMPFDDYRLKPVDKADLLGLVEVLVERNEYDKQSQEFFALAAKRATLQTAGKTDTEKYEELTEQLEETREHIDTSLDKVGAEAAFADLAADD
- a CDS encoding DUF7526 family protein, which gives rise to MTERFDVEVLHVISPEEVADADLEPTLADAAEGRYVVVCRAGGVPSWIERIRAFVARDPIEAVTIVTDEPATEGEELSLVVEETDLSGVYEAVERV
- a CDS encoding glycerate kinase type-2 family protein is translated as MDDERDAADAVAAQDSTASQAVDTARACLRAGIEAAEPAIVVSSTLALDGNMLTVGDATHDLGAFNRVIVVGGGKAGAGVATALENLLGDRIDEGLVVCDETDDDARIRRVRGGHPTPTAAGVEATRAVERLVADADEETLVLAVVTGGASAMLAAPVEAVDLAALRETTDALVRSGASIDEINAVRKHLSRVKGGRLAATAAPATVVTLAFSDVVGDDCSVIGSGPTAPDESTYADALDVLDRYDLDVPGAVRDYLTRGAAGAEAETPGPDDPVFDRGSVHVLASAHTALTAAAETARDRGYEPMLLSARIRGEAREVGRTHAAIAEELADSGNPVDPPAVVISGGETTVTVRGDGNGGPNLECALAAAVEFADGRSPVQGADCAFLAADTDGNDGGTDHAGAVVTPETVADAAAARSALGDNDALGAFTGSDWLVTTDATGTNVNDFRIVVVEGSVD
- a CDS encoding FAD-dependent oxidoreductase — protein: MTDPVVVVGGDAAGLSAASKLTREDPEREVIVFERGAWVSYAHCGIPYYVKGEVDDLTDLLSLRPEDVDDRGIDLRRRHEVTAVDTDAHTVTVEGPDGSFEQSYGNLLVATGASAVSDPIPGSELDGAFTIHGLDSAATVRAAVTPPEEFSLEALGGGSFVDAERARYYGERPAPDRVAIVGGGYVGVEMAEAFAAWDVETHLFQRSQRLLPAFGDAVAETVESHLEEMGVHLHMGTPVDRLTGTDGNVTGLVCTDGTELSIGLAVVGIGVRPNVDLLRDTPVELGDSGAVAVDEYGQTNVDEVYAAGDCAEDRHAVTGEPAWVPLGLTANRAGRAIGQTLAGTPTPVGDIAGTAVVKAFEQECGRTGIIDAEEARDAGFDPVSRTITAGSRSGYYPGNSETTVTLVADRDSGRLLGGSIVGEDRAAIRIDTVATALESGLTVAEVERLDLAYAPPFSPVWDPVLVAAKVLNGALNE
- a CDS encoding histidine kinase dimerization/phospho-acceptor domain-containing protein — translated: MNSPSAGDELVVKPGGLLIAAVGFLSTRFLLAEIVYTDGGGALARAVPLAFGLGVALYGVGLAVSTHDREYARTVATWFLVGSGFMTLTTALVTASGMGGPSGASLGSIIATMAIAGGGAGVVVGVRTAAANRSRRTLARQAEQNVLLNRRLRHELLNSLTVIRGHTDMLLDDAPDRERSREAVRSAVERIEETVYSVGFLVRTADDTEAALSPVELDTAVESCRESLPSTVAEWITAPPTVRVRADDNLPTLLTELVSLPGGDADSTTPRVDFDADATSVAITVSAPGDWLDERAREVLVDGVPEYEHNDVDYGIPILRLLVAQYGGTTTVERSDGETAVRVDLLRTGERAPPRDSSGVDTGTLWRSLGIGVVAGVVMGWVLTAGFGSLAVIGALYGAELSVTGWVAHLFHSAVFATVFAVVATKSRLSAYADSPGGTVALGVAWGAILWVVASGVVLSLWLNAIGIPASVPSFEPVSLVGHVVWGAVVAGLWWLLPESVPVPWGAQTEA
- a CDS encoding histidine kinase N-terminal 7TM domain-containing protein produces the protein MWPFSLHNAAYVALFAVSGTALVASMHRARSFDDAGMRRGLVGFFGVSAIWSFTAAIRLVSGSQQVSVAMYVVGLVAGFASVGGFLYFASAFAGRSYHLNPRIRIAAVTVFLGAAALKITNPIHGQYFSTTVVSEPFQYVWIQPGTLHWILTAFAYTLAGIGLYLIYETLAEWTHTTPRLAVVFAVLPMPVALDVLSLLYPQLLVRTYYEPVGVAMFGVALLWFLEDRFGSVTQLGRKHLMGQLDFPVALVDDDEITEANDGFARFVGEDERSAVIGRSIDSLSPGVARTLRGDQDVIAVSDDGVRRFYRVSLTSVTLGPQRVATAAVYADITAQQRQVNELVRQNHELDNIGEAVAHELRNACAIAVGHIELARDDGTPPSERVSRETALQTASAGLDRIDSVVDQLEMIMRDSQSVTTKSPVDLEWTAGQIATPTTPPFTVIDDGTLVGNPVRIDHLVENVFELARAEAATEVSFRMHDGVFTIRLDGVHFDRTPSEQLLGYGHSVPNANSGMYLPTIRLIAHAHHWDVDADVTGDEAQTLTVRIDTDPDGVPAIWRDSTTVGRSSANVTSDRSPQHS
- a CDS encoding RNA-guided endonuclease InsQ/TnpB family protein; this encodes MNYNYRYRLRPSDALEEQLAWTADTCRQVYNHFLHRLNRTDDTSAYSEQKRLPSLKTWWNDLKDVHSKVLQKVVQRLYDNLSTLRGRKENGYHVGTLKWKAPDEYRSFTYSQSGFKLKNTSGRTRLWLSKLGDIPLIFHRDLPDDAKIKTVTVKREPTGKWYAILGVETPDDSPAKPETPEKCVGIDVGILKYAHDTDGTAVESFDLSDERERLERAQRDLSRKEHGSANWEKQRRVVAERHAELKNKRRDFLHKLSNYYAREYDFVAVEDLDAKGLIELPGNSRNRAGAAWGTFLRMLEYKCKREGTYFVAVNPRGTTKECASCDVSTEKPLWVREHSCPACGFEADRDANAAWNILSRGIKLLGAGRSESTPVETALPVDTSVSAKRVVETGSPTLKREPTGER